In Castor canadensis chromosome 11, mCasCan1.hap1v2, whole genome shotgun sequence, a single genomic region encodes these proteins:
- the Neurl4 gene encoding neuralized-like protein 4 isoform X8 — protein sequence MAAGSGGSGGSGGGPGPGPGGGGGPAGTGPGPGSSGGLGSGGELHPRTGRLVSLSACGRTARRQQPGQEFNHGLVLSREPLRDGRVFTVRIDRKVNSWSGSIEIGVTALDPSVLDFPSSATGLKGGSWVVSGCSVLKDGRSVLEEYGQDLDQLGEGDRVGVERTVAGELRLWVNGKDCGVAATGLPSRVWAVVDLYGKCTQITVLHPEPGFSPSMSIPTPPLEPLAPPEDSALAQQGTSGEEDFARMELSEVVSNAILSAYNGGLLNVNLSSPPAGDGMGSSGAATSPILTSNDALLFHEKCGTLIKLSNNNKTAERRRPLDEFNNGVVMTNRPLRDNEMFEIRIDKLVDKWSGSIEIGVTTHNPNSLEYPATMTNLQSGTIMMSGCGILTNGKGTRREYCEFSLDELQEGDHIGLTRKSNSALHFFINGIDQGVATPLTPPVVYGVVDLYGMAVKVTIVHNNNHSDRLRRNNAILRALSPEGALRRAAPVAQAEPERLLFHPNCGQKAAITHEGRTALRPHATDDFNHGVVLSSRALRDGEVFQVRIDKMVDKWAGSIEIGVTTHNPAYLQLPSTMTNLRSGTWMMTGNGVMHNGTTILDEYGHNLDRLKAGDTVGVVRREDGTLHFFVNGMTQGPAAWNVPPGVYAVVDLYGQAAQATIVDDMEVPPVTEPLPEGNNQVSPSSPSSGAGGSDLRFHQLHGSNAVITNGGRTALRHNCRSEFNDAIVISNRALRDGELFEIVIQKMVDRWSGSIEAGVTAIRPEDLEFPNTMTDIDYDTWMLSGTAIMQDGNTMRNNYGCDLDALGTGARIGMMRTAKGDLHYFINGQDQGAACSGLPPEVYAVVDLYGQCVQVSITNATGPMDNSLATSNTATEKSFPLHSPVAGVAHRFHSTCGKNVTLEEDGTRAVRVAGYAHGLVFSTKELKAEEVFEVKVEELDEKWAGSLRLGLTTLAPGEMGPGAGSGPGLPPSLPELRTKSTWMVSSCEVRRDGKLQRMNYGRNLERLGVGSRVGIRRGTDDTMHILVDGEDMGPAATGIAKNVWAVLDLYGPVRSVSIVSSSRMEEPESTQPPSPSSDTGSEGEEDDEGEEHGLGGQNQVGIMPTALEFLENHGKNILLSNGNCTATRVASYNQGIVVISQPLVPQLLVQVRIDFLNRQWTSSLVLGVITCPPERLNFPASACALKRAAWLLRGRSVFHNGLKICEKFGPNLDTCPEGTILGLRLDNSGGLHLHVNGVDHGVAVPDVPQPCHALVDLYGQCEQVTIVSPDTGTASGKSAGTQGDMEKADMVDGIKESVCWGPPPAASPLKSCEYHALCSRFQELLLLPEDYFMPPPKRSLCYCESCRKLRGDEAHRRRGEPPREYALPFGWCRFNLRVNPRLEAGTLTKKWHMAYHGSNVAVVRRVLDRGELGAGTASILSCRPLKGEPGVGFEEPGENCAPPREEQPPPVLLSPSLQYAGAETLASKVQFRDPKSQRTHQAQVAFQVCVRPGSYTPGPPSAALREPPDPHFSPAELEWVTKEKGATLLYALLVRVE from the exons GTCAACTCCTGGAGTGGCTCCATTGAGATTGGGGTGACAGCGCTGGACCCCAGTGTGCTGGACTTCCCAAGCAGTGCCACAGGATTGAAAGGGGGGTCATGGGTAGTGTCAGGGTGCTCTGTGCTGAAGGATGGGCGCTCCGTGCTGGAGGAGTATGGTCAGGACCTGGACCAGCTTGGCGAAGGGGACCGTGTGGGTGTGGAGCGCACAGTTGCTGGGGAGCTTCGGCTCTGGGTGAATGGGAAGGATTGCGGTGTGGCTGCCACAGGCCTACCCTCTCGTGTCTGGGCTGTTGTGGACCTTTATGGCAAGTGTACCCAGATCACTGTGCTCCACCCTGAGCCAGGCTTCAGCCCCTCTATGTCCATCCCCACACCTCCCCTCGAGCCCTTGGCCCCACCTGAGGATTCTGCATTGGCTCAACAGGGAACCTCTGGGGAAGAAG ACTTTGCCAGAATGGAGCTCTCTGAAGTGGTGAGCAATGCCATCCTGTCTGCTTATAACGGGGGGCTCCTGAATGTGAACCTGAGCTCCCCGCCAGCAGGGGATGGAATGGGATCTAGTGGTGCTGCCACCTCACCAATCCTCACTTCCAACGACGCCCTACTCTTTCATGAGAAGTGTGGCACCCTCATCAAACTCAGTAACAATAATAAGACTGCTGAGCGCCGGAGGCCCCTGGATGAATTCAACAATGGGGTTGTCATGACCAACCGCCCACTTCGGGACAATGAGATGTTTGAG ATCCGTATTGACAAGCTCGTAGATAAGTGGTCAGGGTCCATTGAAATTGGTGTTACTACGCATAACCCCAACAGCCTGGAGTATCCAGCCACCATGACCAACCTTCAATCAG GCACCATCATGATGAGTGGCTGTGGAATCCTGACCAATGGCAAGGGCACCCGCAGGGAGTACTGTGAATTCAGTCTTGATGAGCTGCAG GAGGGTGACCATATTGGCCTCACACGGAAGTCCAACTCTGCTCTGCACTTCTTCATCAATGGCATTGACCAGG GTGTGGCTACCCCATTGACACCCCCAGTGGTATACGGTGTGGTGGACTTGTATGGGATGGCTGTGAAGGTGACCATTGTCCACAATAATAACCACAGTGATCGTCTCCGCCGGAACAATGCCATCCTGAGGGCGCTGTCCCCTGAGGGTGCTCTCCGCCGTGCTGCTCCTGTTGCCCAGGCAGAACCTGAACGCCTGCTCTTCCACCCCAACTGTGGGCAGAAAGCAGCCATTACCCACGAGGGACGCACTGCCCTGAGGCCCCA TGCCACTGATGACTTCAATCATGGCGTGGTACTGAGCAGCAGAGCCCTGCGGGATGGAGAGGTGTTTCAGGTGCGCATTGACAAGATGGTGGACAAATGGGCTGGCTCCATTGAGATTGGTGTTACTACCCACAACCCTGCCTACCTCCAGTTGCCCTCTACTATGACCAACTTGCGCTCTG GGACCTGGATGATGACTGGGAACGGGGTGATGCACAATGGGACAACCATCCTGGATGAATACGGGCACAATTTGGATCGCCTCAAG GCAGGGGACACGGTGGGCGTGGTGCGGCGGGAGGACGGGACTCTCCACTTCTTTGTCAATGGAATGACTCAGGGCCCTGCTGCTTGGAATGTACCCCCAGGCGTCTATGCTGTTGTTGATCTCTATGGCCAGGCAGCGCAAGCCACTATTGTGGACGACATGG AGGTGCCTCCAGTCACTGAGCCACTCCCTGAAGGGAACAACCAGGTGTCTCCAAGCTCCCCATCCTCAGGGGCAGGGGGCTCTGATCTGCGTTTCCACCAGCTACACGGCAGTAATGCAGTGATCACCAATGGGGGCCGCACCGCACTCCGTCACAACTGCCGCAGCGAGTTTAATGATGCCATTGTCATTTCCAACCG GGCCCTGAGGGATGGTGAATTGTTTGAAATTGTCATTCAGAAGATGGTGGACCGCTGGTCAGGCTCCATTGAGGCTG GAGTGACTGCCATTCGACCTGAAGACCTGGAATTCCCCAACACTATGACAGACATTGACTATGATACATGGATGCTGAG TGGCACAGCCATCATGCAAGATGGTAACACGATGCGCAATAACTATGGATGTGACCTGGATGCACTGGGCACAGGTGCACGCATTGGCATGATGCGAACTGCCAAGGGTGATTTGCACTATTTCATCAATGGTCAGGACCAAGGCGCCGCCTGCTCAGGCTTGCCTCCGG AGGTGTATGCAGTAGTGGATCTCTACGGCCAGTGTGTGCAAGTGTCCATCACCAATGCTACTGGCCCCATGGACAACAGTCTGGCAACCAGCAACACCGCCACTGAGAAGTCATTCCCTCTGCACTCCCCAG TGGCTGGTGTGGCTCACCGATTCCACAGTACATGTGGCAAGAATGTCACTTTGGAGGAAGATGGCACAAGGGCAGTGCGTGTGGCTGGCTATGCTCATGGCCTTGTCTTCAGCACAAAGGAGCTCAAGGCAGAGGAAGTCTTTGAG GTGAAAGTGGAAGAGCTGGATGAGAAATGGGCAGGTTCCCTCCGGCTGGGGCTGACCACACTAGCACCAGGAGAGATGGGGCCTGGAGCAGGCAGTGGCCCAGGACTGCCTCCTTCCCTGCCAGAGCTCCGGACTAAGAGCACCTGGATGGTGTCCAGCTGTGAAGTGAGGCGTGATGGGAAGCTCCAGAGGATGAACTATGGCCGGAACCTAGAGAGGCTGGGG GTGGGGAGCCGCGTGGGCATTCGTCGGGGGACAGATGACACGATGCATATCCTTGTGGATGGAGAGGATATGGGGCCTGCAGCCACTGGCATTGCCAAG AATGTGTGGGCTGTGTTGGATCTGTATGGGCCAGTACGCAGTGTGTCCATTGTCAGTTCCTCGAGGATGGAGGAGCCAGAAAGTACCCAGCCTCCTTCTCCTAGCTCGGACACTGGCAGTGAGGGCGAGGAGGATGACGAGGGCGAGGAGCATGGCCTGGGA GGCCAAAACCAAGTGGGTATTATGCCCACAGCTCTCGAGTTTCTGGAGAACCATGGGAAGAATATCCTCTTGTCCAATGGGAACTGCACAGCGACAAGGGTGGCCAGCTACAACCAGGGCATCGTTGTTATCAGCCAGCCCTTGGTGCCCCAGCTCCTGGTCCAG GTACGGATAGACTTCCTGAATCGACAGTGGACATCTTCCCTCGTCCTGGGAGTTATCACCTGCCCACCTGAGAGGCTCAATTTCCCTGCTTCTGCCTGTGCCCTCAAACGTGCAGCCTGGCTGCTGCGGGGCCGTAGTGTCTTCCACAATGGTCTCAAG ATCTGTGAGAAGTTTGGGCCAAATCTGGACACGTGTCCTGAAGGCACCATCCTGGGACTGCGGCTAGACAACTCTGGGGGGCTGCATCTCCATGTCAATGGGGTTGACCACGGGGTGGCTGTGCCAGATGTGCCCCAGCCCTGCCATGCGCTTGTGGACCTCTATGGGCAGTGTGAGCAG GTGACAATTGTGAGCCCTGACACAGGGACTGCCAGTGGGAAGAGTGCTGGAACCCAAGGGGACATGGAGAAAGCTGACATGGTGGACG GAATCAAGGAAAGTGTGTGCTGGGGTCCACCACCTGCTGCTAGCCCTCTAAAAAGCTGCGAGTACCATGCTCTTTGCTCCCGCTTCCAAGAACTGCTGCTGCTTCCTG AGGATTACTTCATGCCTCCACCGAAGCGTAGCCTATGCTACTGTGAATCTTGCCGGAAACTTCGAGGAGATGAGGCCCACAGGCGCCGAGGGGAGCCCCCCCGGGAATATGCCCTGCCCTTTGGCTGGTGCAGGTTCAACCTCAG GGTGAATCCCCGCTTGGAAGCTGGGACACTAACCAAGAAGTGGCACATGGCATATCATGGAAGCAATGTGGCAGTTGTACGGAGGGTACTGGACCGAGGCGAGCTGGGAGCAG GTACTGCCTCCATCCTGAGCTGCCGGCCTTTGAAGGGAGAGCCAGGGGTGGGATTTGAGGAGCCTGGAGAGAACTGTGCACCTCCCCGGGAGGAGCAGCCCCCTCCAGTGttgctctccccctcccttcaATATGCTGGGGCCGAGACCCTGGCCTCCAAAGTGCA ATTCCGGGACCCCAAATCCCAGCGGACGCACCAGGCTCAGGTGGCGTTCCAGGTGTGTGTGCGCCCTGGCTCCTACACCCCTGGCCCTCCTTCTGCTGCCCTCAGAGAACCTCCCGACCCACACTTCAGCCCAGCGGAACTTGAGTGGGTCACTAAGGAGAAGGGGGCCACACTCCTCTATGCCCTGCTGGTACGGGTGGAATGA
- the Neurl4 gene encoding neuralized-like protein 4 isoform X7, which produces MAAGSGGSGGSGGGPGPGPGGGGGPAGTGPGPGSSGGLGSGGELHPRTGRLVSLSACGRTARRQQPGQEFNHGLVLSREPLRDGRVFTVRIDRKVNSWSGSIEIGVTALDPSVLDFPSSATGLKGGSWVVSGCSVLKDGRSVLEEYGQDLDQLGEGDRVGVERTVAGELRLWVNGKDCGVAATGLPSRVWAVVDLYGKCTQITVLHPEPGFSPSMSIPTPPLEPLAPPEDSALAQQGTSGEEDFARMELSEVVSNAILSAYNGGLLNVNLSSPPAGDGMGSSGAATSPILTSNDALLFHEKCGTLIKLSNNNKTAERRRPLDEFNNGVVMTNRPLRDNEMFEIRIDKLVDKWSGSIEIGVTTHNPNSLEYPATMTNLQSGTIMMSGCGILTNGKGTRREYCEFSLDELQEGDHIGLTRKSNSALHFFINGIDQGVATPLTPPVVYGVVDLYGMAVKVTIVHNNNHSDRLRRNNAILRALSPEGALRRAAPVAQAEPERLLFHPNCGQKAAITHEGRTALRPHATDDFNHGVVLSSRALRDGEVFQVRIDKMVDKWAGSIEIGVTTHNPAYLQLPSTMTNLRSGTWMMTGNGVMHNGTTILDEYGHNLDRLKAGDTVGVVRREDGTLHFFVNGMTQGPAAWNVPPGVYAVVDLYGQAAQATIVDDMEVPPVTEPLPEGNNQVSPSSPSSGAGGSDLRFHQLHGSNAVITNGGRTALRHNCRSEFNDAIVISNRALRDGELFEIVIQKMVDRWSGSIEAGVTAIRPEDLEFPNTMTDIDYDTWMLSGTAIMQDGNTMRNNYGCDLDALGTGARIGMMRTAKGDLHYFINGQDQGAACSGLPPGKEVYAVVDLYGQCVQVSITNATGPMDNSLATSNTATEKSFPLHSPVAGVAHRFHSTCGKNVTLEEDGTRAVRVAGYAHGLVFSTKELKAEEVFEVKVEELDEKWAGSLRLGLTTLAPGEMGPGAGSGPGLPPSLPELRTKSTWMVSSCEVRRDGKLQRMNYGRNLERLGVGSRVGIRRGTDDTMHILVDGEDMGPAATGIAKNVWAVLDLYGPVRSVSIVSSSRMEEPESTQPPSPSSDTGSEGEEDDEGEEHGLGGQNQVGIMPTALEFLENHGKNILLSNGNCTATRVASYNQGIVVISQPLVPQLLVQVRIDFLNRQWTSSLVLGVITCPPERLNFPASACALKRAAWLLRGRSVFHNGLKICEKFGPNLDTCPEGTILGLRLDNSGGLHLHVNGVDHGVAVPDVPQPCHALVDLYGQCEQVTIVSPDTGTASGKSAGTQGDMEKADMVDGIKESVCWGPPPAASPLKSCEYHALCSRFQELLLLPEDYFMPPPKRSLCYCESCRKLRGDEAHRRRGEPPREYALPFGWCRFNLRVNPRLEAGTLTKKWHMAYHGSNVAVVRRVLDRGELGAGTASILSCRPLKGEPGVGFEEPGENCAPPREEQPPPVLLSPSLQYAGAETLASKVQFRDPKSQRTHQAQVAFQVCVRPGSYTPGPPSAALREPPDPHFSPAELEWVTKEKGATLLYALLVRVE; this is translated from the exons GTCAACTCCTGGAGTGGCTCCATTGAGATTGGGGTGACAGCGCTGGACCCCAGTGTGCTGGACTTCCCAAGCAGTGCCACAGGATTGAAAGGGGGGTCATGGGTAGTGTCAGGGTGCTCTGTGCTGAAGGATGGGCGCTCCGTGCTGGAGGAGTATGGTCAGGACCTGGACCAGCTTGGCGAAGGGGACCGTGTGGGTGTGGAGCGCACAGTTGCTGGGGAGCTTCGGCTCTGGGTGAATGGGAAGGATTGCGGTGTGGCTGCCACAGGCCTACCCTCTCGTGTCTGGGCTGTTGTGGACCTTTATGGCAAGTGTACCCAGATCACTGTGCTCCACCCTGAGCCAGGCTTCAGCCCCTCTATGTCCATCCCCACACCTCCCCTCGAGCCCTTGGCCCCACCTGAGGATTCTGCATTGGCTCAACAGGGAACCTCTGGGGAAGAAG ACTTTGCCAGAATGGAGCTCTCTGAAGTGGTGAGCAATGCCATCCTGTCTGCTTATAACGGGGGGCTCCTGAATGTGAACCTGAGCTCCCCGCCAGCAGGGGATGGAATGGGATCTAGTGGTGCTGCCACCTCACCAATCCTCACTTCCAACGACGCCCTACTCTTTCATGAGAAGTGTGGCACCCTCATCAAACTCAGTAACAATAATAAGACTGCTGAGCGCCGGAGGCCCCTGGATGAATTCAACAATGGGGTTGTCATGACCAACCGCCCACTTCGGGACAATGAGATGTTTGAG ATCCGTATTGACAAGCTCGTAGATAAGTGGTCAGGGTCCATTGAAATTGGTGTTACTACGCATAACCCCAACAGCCTGGAGTATCCAGCCACCATGACCAACCTTCAATCAG GCACCATCATGATGAGTGGCTGTGGAATCCTGACCAATGGCAAGGGCACCCGCAGGGAGTACTGTGAATTCAGTCTTGATGAGCTGCAG GAGGGTGACCATATTGGCCTCACACGGAAGTCCAACTCTGCTCTGCACTTCTTCATCAATGGCATTGACCAGG GTGTGGCTACCCCATTGACACCCCCAGTGGTATACGGTGTGGTGGACTTGTATGGGATGGCTGTGAAGGTGACCATTGTCCACAATAATAACCACAGTGATCGTCTCCGCCGGAACAATGCCATCCTGAGGGCGCTGTCCCCTGAGGGTGCTCTCCGCCGTGCTGCTCCTGTTGCCCAGGCAGAACCTGAACGCCTGCTCTTCCACCCCAACTGTGGGCAGAAAGCAGCCATTACCCACGAGGGACGCACTGCCCTGAGGCCCCA TGCCACTGATGACTTCAATCATGGCGTGGTACTGAGCAGCAGAGCCCTGCGGGATGGAGAGGTGTTTCAGGTGCGCATTGACAAGATGGTGGACAAATGGGCTGGCTCCATTGAGATTGGTGTTACTACCCACAACCCTGCCTACCTCCAGTTGCCCTCTACTATGACCAACTTGCGCTCTG GGACCTGGATGATGACTGGGAACGGGGTGATGCACAATGGGACAACCATCCTGGATGAATACGGGCACAATTTGGATCGCCTCAAG GCAGGGGACACGGTGGGCGTGGTGCGGCGGGAGGACGGGACTCTCCACTTCTTTGTCAATGGAATGACTCAGGGCCCTGCTGCTTGGAATGTACCCCCAGGCGTCTATGCTGTTGTTGATCTCTATGGCCAGGCAGCGCAAGCCACTATTGTGGACGACATGG AGGTGCCTCCAGTCACTGAGCCACTCCCTGAAGGGAACAACCAGGTGTCTCCAAGCTCCCCATCCTCAGGGGCAGGGGGCTCTGATCTGCGTTTCCACCAGCTACACGGCAGTAATGCAGTGATCACCAATGGGGGCCGCACCGCACTCCGTCACAACTGCCGCAGCGAGTTTAATGATGCCATTGTCATTTCCAACCG GGCCCTGAGGGATGGTGAATTGTTTGAAATTGTCATTCAGAAGATGGTGGACCGCTGGTCAGGCTCCATTGAGGCTG GAGTGACTGCCATTCGACCTGAAGACCTGGAATTCCCCAACACTATGACAGACATTGACTATGATACATGGATGCTGAG TGGCACAGCCATCATGCAAGATGGTAACACGATGCGCAATAACTATGGATGTGACCTGGATGCACTGGGCACAGGTGCACGCATTGGCATGATGCGAACTGCCAAGGGTGATTTGCACTATTTCATCAATGGTCAGGACCAAGGCGCCGCCTGCTCAGGCTTGCCTCCGGGTAAAG AGGTGTATGCAGTAGTGGATCTCTACGGCCAGTGTGTGCAAGTGTCCATCACCAATGCTACTGGCCCCATGGACAACAGTCTGGCAACCAGCAACACCGCCACTGAGAAGTCATTCCCTCTGCACTCCCCAG TGGCTGGTGTGGCTCACCGATTCCACAGTACATGTGGCAAGAATGTCACTTTGGAGGAAGATGGCACAAGGGCAGTGCGTGTGGCTGGCTATGCTCATGGCCTTGTCTTCAGCACAAAGGAGCTCAAGGCAGAGGAAGTCTTTGAG GTGAAAGTGGAAGAGCTGGATGAGAAATGGGCAGGTTCCCTCCGGCTGGGGCTGACCACACTAGCACCAGGAGAGATGGGGCCTGGAGCAGGCAGTGGCCCAGGACTGCCTCCTTCCCTGCCAGAGCTCCGGACTAAGAGCACCTGGATGGTGTCCAGCTGTGAAGTGAGGCGTGATGGGAAGCTCCAGAGGATGAACTATGGCCGGAACCTAGAGAGGCTGGGG GTGGGGAGCCGCGTGGGCATTCGTCGGGGGACAGATGACACGATGCATATCCTTGTGGATGGAGAGGATATGGGGCCTGCAGCCACTGGCATTGCCAAG AATGTGTGGGCTGTGTTGGATCTGTATGGGCCAGTACGCAGTGTGTCCATTGTCAGTTCCTCGAGGATGGAGGAGCCAGAAAGTACCCAGCCTCCTTCTCCTAGCTCGGACACTGGCAGTGAGGGCGAGGAGGATGACGAGGGCGAGGAGCATGGCCTGGGA GGCCAAAACCAAGTGGGTATTATGCCCACAGCTCTCGAGTTTCTGGAGAACCATGGGAAGAATATCCTCTTGTCCAATGGGAACTGCACAGCGACAAGGGTGGCCAGCTACAACCAGGGCATCGTTGTTATCAGCCAGCCCTTGGTGCCCCAGCTCCTGGTCCAG GTACGGATAGACTTCCTGAATCGACAGTGGACATCTTCCCTCGTCCTGGGAGTTATCACCTGCCCACCTGAGAGGCTCAATTTCCCTGCTTCTGCCTGTGCCCTCAAACGTGCAGCCTGGCTGCTGCGGGGCCGTAGTGTCTTCCACAATGGTCTCAAG ATCTGTGAGAAGTTTGGGCCAAATCTGGACACGTGTCCTGAAGGCACCATCCTGGGACTGCGGCTAGACAACTCTGGGGGGCTGCATCTCCATGTCAATGGGGTTGACCACGGGGTGGCTGTGCCAGATGTGCCCCAGCCCTGCCATGCGCTTGTGGACCTCTATGGGCAGTGTGAGCAG GTGACAATTGTGAGCCCTGACACAGGGACTGCCAGTGGGAAGAGTGCTGGAACCCAAGGGGACATGGAGAAAGCTGACATGGTGGACG GAATCAAGGAAAGTGTGTGCTGGGGTCCACCACCTGCTGCTAGCCCTCTAAAAAGCTGCGAGTACCATGCTCTTTGCTCCCGCTTCCAAGAACTGCTGCTGCTTCCTG AGGATTACTTCATGCCTCCACCGAAGCGTAGCCTATGCTACTGTGAATCTTGCCGGAAACTTCGAGGAGATGAGGCCCACAGGCGCCGAGGGGAGCCCCCCCGGGAATATGCCCTGCCCTTTGGCTGGTGCAGGTTCAACCTCAG GGTGAATCCCCGCTTGGAAGCTGGGACACTAACCAAGAAGTGGCACATGGCATATCATGGAAGCAATGTGGCAGTTGTACGGAGGGTACTGGACCGAGGCGAGCTGGGAGCAG GTACTGCCTCCATCCTGAGCTGCCGGCCTTTGAAGGGAGAGCCAGGGGTGGGATTTGAGGAGCCTGGAGAGAACTGTGCACCTCCCCGGGAGGAGCAGCCCCCTCCAGTGttgctctccccctcccttcaATATGCTGGGGCCGAGACCCTGGCCTCCAAAGTGCA ATTCCGGGACCCCAAATCCCAGCGGACGCACCAGGCTCAGGTGGCGTTCCAGGTGTGTGTGCGCCCTGGCTCCTACACCCCTGGCCCTCCTTCTGCTGCCCTCAGAGAACCTCCCGACCCACACTTCAGCCCAGCGGAACTTGAGTGGGTCACTAAGGAGAAGGGGGCCACACTCCTCTATGCCCTGCTGGTACGGGTGGAATGA